The following proteins come from a genomic window of Nocardiopsis sp. YSL2:
- a CDS encoding DUF6315 family protein: MKQDLTALCCECGMKRVVSDYQSVGEAQSAYGLARCVVWRKCRACGYRTYHAYLRADEERDELEDALRLDGALAVEALDEEVEQLRLCGVDIGHAPVPAIWDGQSVGMVTQRLTDRAYSIVLDPEASVVSRLKLIDMMWNELLVGEHDDRWYIQESEDERTPGYAVRLFGYRTRG; encoded by the coding sequence ATGAAGCAGGATCTCACAGCCCTGTGCTGCGAATGCGGCATGAAGCGCGTGGTGAGCGACTACCAGAGCGTAGGCGAGGCACAGTCCGCCTACGGCCTGGCCCGCTGTGTCGTGTGGCGCAAGTGCCGTGCGTGCGGTTACCGCACCTACCACGCCTACCTGCGAGCCGACGAGGAGCGCGACGAGCTGGAGGACGCCCTCCGGTTGGACGGCGCCCTGGCCGTCGAGGCGCTGGATGAAGAGGTGGAGCAGCTGCGGCTGTGCGGGGTCGATATCGGCCACGCCCCGGTCCCGGCGATCTGGGACGGCCAGTCCGTGGGCATGGTGACCCAGCGGCTGACCGACCGCGCCTACTCGATCGTGCTGGACCCCGAGGCCTCGGTGGTCTCCCGGCTCAAACTCATCGACATGATGTGGAACGAGCTTCTGGTGGGCGAGCACGACGACCGCTGGTACATCCAGGAGTCCGAGGACGAGAGGACCCCCGGGTACGCGGTGCGCCTCTTCGGCTACCGCACCCGCGGCTAG
- a CDS encoding ATP-dependent DNA helicase: MADLPDVPTLLDAAVRSLGGTRREGQTEMAGAVAEAVDRREHLVVQAGTGTGKSLAYLVPAVRHALAHETTVVVSTATIALQNQLISRDLPRLATALAPLLPREPAFAVLKGRRNYLCRNRLQTADEEAEDSELFDPRQLSSLGRQVARLHEWSEETGTGDRDELVPGVSDLAWRQVSVGANECVGARVCAFGQECFAEFAREATQGVDIVVTNHAMLAIDMSQGNHILPEHSTIMIDEAHELVDRATSVATGTLTERSVGTAAKRAARLVEPGISERLTECADGLALMFTEAPEGRLDHIDDGLAGAVAAVRDAASACVTAIGPSPGEQDPDSATDRKLALAALGEVHDTAVRVLESFEPALRDRTDIVWLTKAPARPPSLSVAPLAVGGLLREKLFGDRTVVLTSATLTLGGSFSALAHQWGLGREVAEEEAASARTPRPEPADEPGSGADSDDGPHRAAGEPRWRSLDVGSPFEHARSGILYVAKHLPPPGRDGLADAYLDEIAELIEAADGRTLGLFSSMRAAQQATDALRERLEHPILCQGDDSTGQLVSRFSDDERACLFGTLSLWQGVDVPGPSLSLVVVDRIPFPRPDDPLASARQRAVGAHGGNGFLAVAATHAALLLAQGTGRLLRSTDDRGVIAVLDPRLATARYGGFLRASLPPYWGTTDPSVARSALRRLSGRVTPEPA; encoded by the coding sequence GTGGCAGATCTTCCCGACGTTCCCACCCTGCTCGACGCGGCCGTCCGCTCCCTGGGCGGCACCCGCCGCGAGGGCCAGACGGAGATGGCCGGCGCCGTGGCCGAGGCGGTCGACCGGCGCGAGCACCTGGTGGTCCAGGCCGGCACCGGCACCGGCAAGTCCCTGGCCTACCTCGTGCCCGCCGTCAGACACGCGCTGGCCCACGAGACCACCGTCGTGGTCTCCACCGCCACCATCGCGCTGCAGAACCAGCTCATCAGCCGCGACCTGCCGCGACTGGCCACCGCGCTCGCGCCGCTGCTGCCCCGCGAACCCGCGTTCGCCGTGCTCAAGGGCCGCCGCAACTACCTCTGCCGCAACCGACTGCAGACCGCCGACGAGGAGGCCGAGGACAGCGAGCTGTTCGACCCGCGCCAGCTCTCCTCCCTGGGCCGGCAGGTCGCCCGGCTGCACGAGTGGTCCGAGGAGACCGGGACCGGCGACCGCGACGAACTCGTACCCGGCGTCAGCGACCTGGCCTGGCGGCAGGTGTCGGTGGGCGCCAACGAGTGCGTCGGCGCGCGTGTGTGCGCCTTCGGCCAGGAATGCTTCGCCGAGTTCGCCCGCGAGGCGACCCAGGGCGTGGACATCGTGGTCACCAACCACGCCATGCTCGCCATCGACATGTCCCAGGGCAACCACATCCTGCCCGAGCACAGCACCATCATGATCGACGAGGCGCACGAACTCGTCGACCGCGCCACCTCCGTGGCCACCGGGACGCTCACCGAGCGTTCCGTCGGCACGGCCGCCAAACGGGCCGCGCGGCTGGTCGAGCCGGGCATCAGCGAGCGCCTCACGGAATGCGCCGACGGGCTCGCCCTGATGTTCACCGAAGCCCCCGAAGGGCGCCTCGACCACATCGACGACGGCCTCGCCGGCGCCGTCGCGGCGGTCCGCGACGCCGCCTCGGCCTGTGTCACCGCCATCGGTCCCTCGCCCGGTGAGCAGGACCCGGACTCCGCCACGGACCGCAAGCTCGCCCTGGCCGCACTCGGCGAGGTCCACGACACCGCCGTGCGCGTCCTGGAGTCCTTCGAGCCCGCGCTGCGCGACCGCACCGACATCGTCTGGCTCACCAAGGCGCCGGCCCGGCCCCCCTCGCTCAGCGTCGCCCCGCTCGCCGTGGGCGGGTTGCTCCGGGAGAAGCTCTTCGGGGACCGCACCGTCGTGCTCACCTCCGCCACGCTCACCCTCGGCGGCTCCTTCTCGGCCCTGGCCCACCAGTGGGGTCTGGGCCGCGAGGTCGCCGAGGAGGAGGCCGCGTCCGCCCGGACCCCGCGGCCGGAGCCCGCCGACGAGCCCGGATCCGGGGCTGACTCCGACGACGGACCGCACCGCGCCGCCGGAGAGCCGCGCTGGCGCTCCCTGGACGTGGGCTCGCCGTTCGAACACGCCCGCAGCGGCATCCTCTACGTGGCCAAGCACCTCCCCCCGCCGGGCCGGGACGGGCTCGCCGACGCCTACCTCGACGAGATCGCCGAGCTCATCGAGGCGGCCGACGGGCGCACACTCGGGCTGTTCTCCTCGATGCGGGCGGCCCAACAGGCCACCGACGCGCTCCGGGAGCGCCTGGAGCACCCGATCCTGTGCCAGGGGGACGATTCCACCGGCCAGCTGGTCAGCCGCTTCTCCGACGACGAGCGCGCCTGCCTGTTCGGTACGCTCTCGCTCTGGCAGGGCGTCGACGTCCCCGGGCCCTCACTGTCCCTGGTGGTCGTCGACCGCATCCCGTTCCCGCGCCCGGACGACCCGCTGGCCTCGGCCCGCCAGCGGGCGGTGGGCGCGCACGGGGGCAACGGCTTCCTGGCGGTCGCCGCCACCCACGCCGCGCTGCTCCTGGCCCAGGGCACCGGGCGGCTGCTGCGTTCCACCGACGACCGCGGCGTCATCGCGGTCCTGGATCCGCGCCTGGCCACGGCGCGGTACGGGGGGTTCCTGCGCGCGTCGCTGCCGCCCTACTGGGGCACCACGGACCCGTCCGTGGCCCGGTCCGCGCTGCGCCGGCTCTCCGGCCGGGTCACACCCGAACCGGCTTAG
- a CDS encoding SRPBCC family protein, giving the protein MSDLEVVAEPGRQDIVVRRGFDAPRDVVFEAMTDPRYLAQWWGRKESELHIDRFEPRSGGSWRVVEKDADGGEYAFHGVFHEVTAPERYVQTFEFEGQPGHVLLETHSLEDEGERTVYTAYSVFQSVEDRDGMVDSGMETGLTESMDALEALLRTMT; this is encoded by the coding sequence ATGAGTGACCTCGAAGTGGTCGCCGAGCCCGGTCGGCAGGACATCGTCGTCCGGCGCGGCTTCGACGCCCCGCGCGACGTGGTGTTCGAGGCGATGACCGATCCGCGGTACCTGGCGCAGTGGTGGGGAAGGAAGGAGAGCGAGCTCCACATCGACCGGTTCGAGCCCCGGTCCGGGGGCTCCTGGCGCGTCGTGGAGAAGGACGCCGACGGCGGGGAGTACGCCTTCCACGGGGTCTTCCACGAGGTCACCGCGCCCGAGCGCTACGTCCAGACCTTCGAGTTCGAGGGGCAGCCCGGACACGTCCTCCTGGAGACGCACTCCCTGGAGGACGAGGGGGAGCGCACCGTCTACACCGCCTACTCGGTCTTCCAGTCCGTCGAGGACCGCGACGGCATGGTCGACTCGGGCATGGAGACCGGGCTGACGGAGTCGATGGACGCCCTGGAGGCGCTGCTCCGCACGATGACCTGA
- a CDS encoding metalloregulator ArsR/SmtB family transcription factor: MANDPLSLTFAALADPTRRALLARLAEGEATVNELAEPFPISLQAVSRHLKVLERAGLISRGREAQWRPCRLEAEPLEQASVWIGRYREQWEDRFARLDSVIRTIQDDRKKETDHE; this comes from the coding sequence ATGGCGAACGACCCGTTGAGTCTGACGTTCGCGGCGTTGGCGGACCCGACCCGCAGGGCCCTGCTGGCGCGGCTGGCGGAGGGCGAGGCGACCGTCAACGAGTTGGCCGAGCCGTTCCCGATCAGCCTCCAGGCGGTCTCCCGGCACCTGAAGGTGCTGGAGCGCGCGGGGCTGATCAGCCGTGGGCGCGAGGCGCAGTGGCGGCCGTGCCGACTGGAGGCGGAGCCGCTGGAGCAGGCCTCGGTCTGGATCGGGCGGTACCGCGAACAGTGGGAGGACCGATTCGCCCGGCTCGACTCGGTCATCCGGACCATCCAGGACGACAGGAAGAAGGAGACGGACCATGAGTGA
- a CDS encoding class I SAM-dependent methyltransferase gives MTTPTPAMGQVRDQWEALAPGFDEYVTPNTLRLGEQALERIDIGPGTRFLDVAAGTGALALPAARRGAEVVAVDIAPGMVDRLASRARAEGLRSVEARVMDCGSLDFGDGAFDVAASQNGVTMSPGPRPALSEMARVTRRGGTVLVVAFGALSGAEFLGLFVGAVGAVVHGFAGLPKDPPPPPFQFADPEVFRRALDGAGLTGTAVDTVEWDMRFGSGAELWNEVTSSHPIGARLVSGLDARQRAAVLDVLDGLLRERSGGRDGAVLHAEVNIGRGTKV, from the coding sequence ATGACCACACCCACACCGGCCATGGGCCAGGTCCGGGACCAGTGGGAGGCGCTCGCCCCGGGCTTCGACGAATACGTCACTCCGAACACCCTCCGGCTGGGCGAGCAGGCGCTGGAGCGGATCGACATCGGCCCGGGGACCCGCTTTCTGGACGTGGCCGCCGGGACCGGGGCACTCGCCCTTCCGGCGGCCCGTCGCGGGGCGGAGGTGGTGGCCGTCGACATCGCCCCGGGGATGGTCGACCGCCTCGCCTCGCGGGCGAGGGCCGAGGGTCTGCGCTCGGTCGAGGCCCGGGTGATGGACTGCGGCTCCCTGGACTTCGGCGACGGCGCCTTCGACGTGGCCGCCTCGCAGAACGGCGTGACCATGTCACCCGGCCCGCGCCCCGCGCTGTCCGAGATGGCCCGTGTCACCAGACGGGGCGGGACCGTCCTCGTCGTCGCTTTCGGAGCCCTGTCAGGGGCCGAGTTCCTCGGACTCTTCGTCGGCGCCGTCGGTGCCGTCGTGCACGGGTTCGCCGGCCTGCCCAAGGACCCGCCCCCGCCGCCGTTCCAGTTCGCCGACCCGGAGGTGTTCCGTCGCGCGCTGGACGGGGCCGGTCTGACCGGTACGGCGGTCGACACCGTCGAGTGGGACATGCGTTTCGGCTCCGGGGCGGAGCTGTGGAACGAGGTGACCTCCAGCCACCCGATCGGGGCGCGACTGGTGTCCGGGCTGGACGCGCGCCAGCGCGCCGCCGTGCTGGACGTCCTGGACGGCCTCCTCCGCGAGCGCTCGGGCGGGCGGGACGGGGCTGTGCTGCACGCCGAGGTCAACATCGGCCGGGGGACGAAGGTCTGA
- a CDS encoding dihydrofolate reductase family protein codes for MRTLIITSFVSVDGVMEAPGGEPGYRNSGWTFNALEMDEKAFEIKEREQQEAGALLLGRRSYEAFAPVWPSMEEFAGYNAMPRYVVSTTLAEEDSRWPATVLRSLDDVAELKRTEGGPIIVHGSAELGAALADAGLVDRYHLLVHPLLLGAGKRLFSGTDKDLTKLNLVEHAVYSNGVQKQVFDVVR; via the coding sequence ATGCGCACCCTGATCATCACCTCGTTCGTGTCCGTCGACGGCGTCATGGAGGCACCCGGCGGCGAACCCGGCTACCGCAACTCCGGGTGGACCTTCAACGCCCTGGAGATGGACGAGAAGGCGTTCGAGATCAAGGAGCGCGAGCAGCAGGAGGCCGGTGCCCTGCTGCTCGGACGCCGCAGCTACGAGGCGTTCGCTCCCGTGTGGCCCTCGATGGAGGAGTTCGCCGGGTACAACGCCATGCCGCGGTACGTCGTGTCCACCACGCTCGCCGAGGAGGACTCCCGCTGGCCCGCCACGGTCCTGAGGTCGCTCGACGACGTCGCCGAGCTCAAGCGGACCGAGGGCGGCCCGATCATCGTCCACGGCAGTGCCGAGCTGGGCGCCGCCCTGGCCGACGCCGGGCTGGTCGACCGCTACCACCTCCTCGTCCACCCCCTGCTCCTGGGCGCGGGCAAGCGCCTGTTCAGCGGGACCGACAAGGACCTCACCAAGCTGAACCTGGTCGAGCACGCGGTGTACTCCAACGGCGTGCAGAAGCAGGTCTTCGACGTGGTCCGCTGA
- a CDS encoding CBS domain-containing protein — MARTVADVMTSPVRTVAPEATLREVAEVMRESDVGDVVITEGDHPVGILTDRDIVVRCLAAGGDPETQSARSICSSVVVSVPPQSDVSDAVRTMRGDAVRRLPVVENDHLVGIVTMGDLAVETDRRSALADVSAAEPNH, encoded by the coding sequence ATGGCCAGGACCGTTGCCGACGTGATGACGAGCCCTGTCCGCACGGTGGCCCCGGAGGCGACACTGCGCGAGGTCGCCGAGGTGATGCGTGAGTCCGACGTGGGCGATGTGGTCATCACCGAGGGAGATCACCCCGTGGGCATCCTGACGGACCGCGACATCGTGGTGCGCTGTCTGGCCGCCGGGGGTGACCCGGAGACCCAGAGCGCCCGTTCGATCTGCAGTTCGGTGGTGGTGAGCGTGCCGCCGCAGAGCGACGTCTCCGACGCGGTGCGCACGATGCGAGGCGACGCCGTGCGCCGCCTGCCGGTGGTGGAGAACGACCACCTCGTGGGGATCGTGACGATGGGCGACCTCGCCGTCGAGACCGATCGCAGGTCCGCGCTGGCCGACGTCAGCGCCGCCGAACCCAACCACTGA
- a CDS encoding co-chaperone GroES has product MLHDRLLVRAVPDKSERRSSAGLVIPDTVKLATRLAWGEVCGAGTGARHVKTGDRVLFDPEEQGEVELNGERYVILRERDVHAVANESPERGTGLYL; this is encoded by the coding sequence ATGCTCCACGACCGCCTGCTGGTGAGAGCGGTCCCGGACAAGAGCGAGCGGCGCAGCAGTGCCGGACTGGTCATCCCCGACACGGTGAAGCTCGCCACCAGGCTCGCCTGGGGCGAGGTCTGCGGTGCCGGTACCGGCGCCCGGCACGTCAAGACCGGCGACCGCGTGCTCTTCGACCCCGAGGAGCAGGGAGAGGTCGAACTCAACGGCGAGCGCTACGTCATCCTGCGCGAGCGCGACGTACACGCCGTGGCCAACGAGTCCCCCGAGCGGGGTACCGGCCTCTACCTGTGA
- a CDS encoding alpha-hydroxy-acid oxidizing protein, whose amino-acid sequence MSDFAQYQDLVYADATNGTLPRLPYDHERLRDLAEQVMEPGPFGYVEGGAGRERTACANVEAFSRYALRPRSLRPGAGDKGGLGVTLFGESYPTPLLTAPVGVLEQVHDRAELALAEGVNTVGVPMVLSTASSTPIEEVAEAVDSWWYQLYWPGDDELAESFVRRATAAGAKAIVVTTDTKRLGWRPRDLAQGHLPFLRSQGTAVYFSDPVFRSRLKTAPEPGGVFTEAVFHFLGSFADKGLSTDNIARIRAWTDLPILVKGVLRADEAVELAEVGVDGVVVSNHGGRQIDNSVAALDALPEVVEAVGERMTVLFDSGVRSGADVAVAMALGARAVLLGRPWVYGLAVDGAAGVEHVLRSFLAELQITAELLGRDIADLDGTDVARRRG is encoded by the coding sequence ATGAGCGACTTCGCCCAGTACCAGGACCTCGTCTACGCCGACGCGACCAACGGCACCCTCCCCCGGCTTCCCTACGACCACGAACGCCTGCGCGACCTGGCCGAGCAGGTCATGGAACCCGGCCCCTTCGGCTACGTCGAGGGCGGCGCGGGCCGCGAACGCACCGCGTGCGCCAACGTCGAGGCCTTCTCCCGCTACGCCCTGCGACCGCGCAGCCTGCGGCCCGGGGCGGGCGACAAGGGCGGCCTCGGCGTGACCCTGTTCGGCGAGTCCTACCCGACCCCTCTGCTCACCGCGCCCGTGGGCGTGCTGGAACAGGTCCACGACCGGGCCGAACTCGCCCTGGCCGAGGGCGTCAACACCGTCGGGGTACCGATGGTGCTGTCCACCGCCTCCTCCACGCCCATCGAGGAGGTCGCCGAGGCCGTGGACTCCTGGTGGTACCAGCTGTACTGGCCGGGTGACGACGAACTGGCAGAGTCGTTCGTGCGGCGCGCGACGGCGGCGGGCGCCAAGGCGATCGTCGTCACGACCGACACCAAGCGCCTCGGATGGCGCCCACGCGACCTCGCCCAGGGCCATCTGCCCTTCCTGCGCAGCCAGGGAACCGCCGTCTACTTCTCCGACCCGGTCTTCCGGTCCCGGCTCAAGACCGCCCCCGAGCCCGGCGGGGTGTTCACCGAGGCCGTGTTCCACTTCCTGGGATCGTTCGCCGACAAGGGCCTGAGCACGGACAACATCGCCCGTATCCGCGCGTGGACGGATCTTCCGATCCTGGTCAAGGGTGTGCTGCGGGCCGACGAGGCGGTCGAGCTGGCCGAGGTCGGAGTGGACGGAGTCGTGGTGAGCAACCACGGCGGCCGCCAGATCGACAACTCCGTGGCGGCCCTCGACGCCCTGCCCGAGGTGGTCGAGGCCGTGGGCGAACGGATGACCGTGCTCTTCGACTCGGGTGTGCGCTCCGGCGCGGACGTGGCGGTGGCGATGGCGCTGGGCGCCCGGGCCGTACTGCTGGGGCGCCCGTGGGTCTACGGCCTGGCCGTGGACGGCGCGGCCGGGGTGGAACACGTCCTGCGCTCGTTCCTGGCCGAGCTGCAGATCACCGCGGAGCTGCTGGGCCGCGACATCGCCGACCTGGACGGCACCGACGTGGCGAGGCGCCGGGGCTAG
- a CDS encoding dihydrofolate reductase family protein codes for MQLSVNTFLSLDGVMQGPGGREEDTNGGFTRGGWVMPFGEDEVFERVVGGEWFAMAGEILLGRTTFEMMRDYWPEVTDPDNPVATVLNTHRKHVVSTTLDEADAGWGDTTVISADVEGRVRALKERPGEELQVHGSWRLAQTLHRAGLVDVFRLLVFPAVVGQGKRLFDESSLPGGFRVESGFVSAGGVVALTLVPDPAIDLGTHDEFRVVEGRETIA; via the coding sequence ATGCAGCTCAGCGTCAACACCTTCCTCAGCCTCGACGGCGTCATGCAGGGCCCCGGAGGGCGGGAGGAGGACACCAACGGCGGCTTCACACGCGGCGGCTGGGTCATGCCGTTCGGCGAGGACGAGGTCTTCGAGCGCGTGGTGGGCGGGGAGTGGTTCGCGATGGCGGGGGAGATCCTGCTCGGCCGCACCACCTTCGAGATGATGCGCGACTACTGGCCCGAGGTCACCGACCCCGACAACCCGGTCGCCACGGTGCTCAACACCCATCGCAAGCACGTGGTGAGCACCACGCTCGACGAGGCGGACGCCGGATGGGGCGACACGACCGTCATCTCCGCGGACGTCGAAGGCCGCGTCCGCGCCCTCAAGGAGCGCCCCGGCGAGGAGCTCCAGGTCCACGGCAGTTGGCGGCTGGCCCAAACCCTGCACCGCGCCGGGCTGGTGGACGTGTTCCGGCTGCTGGTCTTCCCCGCCGTGGTCGGCCAGGGCAAGCGACTCTTCGACGAGTCCTCGCTTCCGGGCGGCTTCCGGGTCGAGTCCGGCTTCGTCAGCGCCGGGGGCGTGGTCGCTCTGACGCTGGTCCCGGACCCGGCCATCGACCTCGGGACGCACGACGAGTTCCGGGTCGTCGAGGGCAGGGAGACCATCGCCTGA
- a CDS encoding polysaccharide lyase family 1 protein — protein MSMASAQTGSATGFATQNGGTTGGEGGATVQASTGTEIHRALCERASTSTPIIIEVSGTINHGNTSKVSGDSCDTADDVIELKNISNVSIVGTGSGAVFDELGIHIRGSENIVIQNVTVQNVKKSGSPTSNGGDAIGMEADVRNVWVDHVTLQASGGESEGYDALFDMKNNTRYVTLSYSILRDSGRGGLVGSSESDRSNGYVTYHHNLYENIDSRTPLLRGGVGHTYNNHFAGIQKSGINSRAGASVKVDNNYFEDSKDVLGTFYTNERGTWEVDGNIYDNVTWSSEGDKNYPAGPNPQSTTSVSIPYSYELDDAGCVPEVVAQTAGAGKGNRVSDGDCEASDPDPVDPDPTDPDPTDPDPTDPDPTDPPSGTNLSIGAGADGSSKASGTSYGNVVDGDMGSYWSPTGSTGRISVKWGSDTTVSSINIREAAGAEGNIGSWRVVDHDSGDVLTSGSGAGVITFAPTSLRKIDFEVTSSNGTPRVAEFETYAGS, from the coding sequence ATGTCCATGGCATCGGCACAGACCGGTAGCGCCACGGGTTTCGCGACCCAGAACGGCGGGACCACCGGCGGCGAGGGCGGAGCGACCGTCCAGGCCTCGACCGGAACCGAGATCCACCGGGCCCTGTGCGAGCGGGCCAGCACCAGCACCCCGATCATCATCGAGGTCTCGGGAACCATCAACCACGGCAACACCTCCAAGGTGTCGGGCGACAGCTGCGACACCGCCGACGACGTGATCGAGCTGAAGAACATCAGCAACGTCTCCATCGTCGGTACCGGCAGTGGCGCCGTGTTCGACGAGCTGGGCATTCACATCCGTGGGTCCGAGAACATCGTCATCCAGAACGTGACCGTCCAGAACGTCAAGAAGTCGGGCTCTCCCACGTCCAACGGCGGCGACGCCATCGGGATGGAGGCCGACGTCCGCAACGTCTGGGTCGACCACGTCACCCTGCAGGCCTCCGGCGGGGAGTCGGAGGGCTACGACGCCCTCTTCGACATGAAGAACAACACCCGGTACGTCACCCTCTCCTACAGCATCCTGCGCGACTCCGGTCGTGGCGGACTGGTCGGGTCCAGCGAGAGCGACCGTTCGAACGGCTACGTCACGTACCACCACAACCTGTACGAGAACATCGACTCGCGCACGCCGCTCCTGCGCGGCGGCGTCGGGCACACGTACAACAACCACTTCGCGGGGATCCAGAAGTCCGGGATCAACTCCCGGGCCGGGGCCAGCGTGAAGGTGGACAACAACTACTTCGAGGACTCCAAGGACGTCCTGGGCACCTTCTACACCAATGAGAGGGGTACCTGGGAGGTCGACGGCAACATCTACGACAACGTGACCTGGTCCAGCGAGGGCGACAAGAACTACCCCGCCGGACCGAACCCGCAGTCCACCACCTCGGTGAGCATTCCGTACTCCTACGAGCTCGACGACGCCGGCTGCGTGCCGGAGGTCGTGGCCCAGACCGCGGGCGCGGGCAAGGGCAACCGCGTCTCGGACGGCGACTGCGAGGCGTCGGACCCGGATCCGGTCGACCCGGACCCGACCGACCCGGACCCGACCGACCCGGACCCGACCGACCCGGACCCGACCGACCCCCCGAGCGGAACCAACCTGAGCATCGGGGCCGGTGCCGACGGTTCGAGCAAGGCGAGCGGGACCAGCTACGGGAACGTCGTCGACGGTGACATGGGCTCCTACTGGTCGCCGACCGGCTCGACCGGCCGCATCTCGGTCAAGTGGGGTTCCGACACCACGGTGTCCTCGATCAACATCCGTGAGGCGGCCGGGGCCGAGGGCAACATCGGTTCCTGGCGGGTCGTCGACCACGATTCCGGGGACGTCCTGACCAGCGGCAGCGGAGCGGGTGTCATCACCTTCGCCCCGACGTCGCTGCGCAAGATCGACTTCGAGGTCACCAGCTCGAACGGCACGCCCCGCGTCGCCGAGTTCGAGACCTACGCCGGCTCCTGA
- a CDS encoding histidine phosphatase family protein has translation MSDTPRVLFWRHGRTAWNVENRFQGQTDIELDPVGHAQAERAGRLLATMGPSLIVSSDLKRTADTAGYLSRVCGIPVEFDKGLRERFGGSWEGMTGVELSARWPIEHARMDIPDGEHISEVGDRMSAAVDRALRRTPAGGLLVVVSHGAALRVAIARMLGVPDEQREILGPLSNCSWTVLQRRRRQWRLMEHNAASLPEPVVLSDDA, from the coding sequence GTGAGCGACACGCCTCGAGTCCTGTTCTGGCGGCACGGACGCACGGCTTGGAACGTCGAGAACCGTTTCCAGGGGCAGACCGACATCGAACTCGACCCGGTCGGCCACGCCCAGGCCGAGCGGGCGGGGCGGCTGCTCGCGACGATGGGGCCGTCCCTCATCGTCTCCTCCGACCTCAAGCGCACGGCGGACACCGCCGGGTACCTCAGCCGTGTCTGCGGGATCCCGGTGGAGTTCGACAAGGGCCTGCGTGAACGCTTCGGCGGGTCCTGGGAGGGCATGACCGGCGTCGAGCTGTCCGCCCGCTGGCCCATCGAGCACGCACGCATGGACATCCCGGACGGGGAGCACATCAGCGAGGTCGGCGACCGTATGAGCGCGGCCGTCGACCGCGCGCTGCGGCGCACCCCGGCGGGCGGTCTGCTCGTGGTCGTCAGCCACGGGGCGGCGCTGCGCGTGGCCATCGCCCGGATGCTGGGCGTGCCGGACGAGCAGCGCGAGATCCTCGGCCCGCTCAGCAACTGCAGCTGGACCGTGCTCCAGCGGCGCCGCCGACAGTGGCGCCTGATGGAGCACAACGCCGCCAGCCTGCCCGAACCGGTCGTCCTCAGCGACGACGCCTGA
- the rsfS gene encoding ribosome silencing factor produces the protein MTVTDRALELVKVAAQAASDKLAQEIIAYDVSEQLVITEAFVLCSAPNDRQVRSIVDEIEDQLRIKGGAKPVRREGERDGRWVLLDYADIVVHIQHEEERGFYGLERLWKDCPEIELPEGARGSDRTPLDEQ, from the coding sequence GTGACAGTCACCGACAGGGCACTCGAACTGGTCAAGGTCGCGGCTCAGGCCGCATCCGACAAGCTCGCCCAGGAGATCATCGCCTACGACGTCAGCGAGCAGCTCGTCATCACCGAGGCCTTCGTGCTCTGCTCGGCGCCGAACGACCGACAGGTCCGTTCGATCGTCGACGAGATCGAGGACCAGCTCCGCATCAAGGGCGGAGCCAAGCCGGTGCGCCGCGAGGGTGAACGCGACGGCCGGTGGGTGCTGCTCGACTACGCCGACATCGTCGTGCACATCCAGCACGAGGAGGAGCGCGGCTTCTACGGCCTGGAGCGGCTGTGGAAGGACTGCCCCGAGATCGAGCTTCCGGAGGGGGCGCGGGGATCCGACCGCACCCCGCTGGACGAGCAGTAG